The Micromonospora sp. NBC_01740 genome includes a window with the following:
- the rpsD gene encoding 30S ribosomal protein S4, with protein sequence MNQPRPKARLSRALGIPLTRKCVRYFERRPFPPGVHGRQRRKTSDYQVRLLEKQRLRHQYNVSETQLRRAFDEAARSAGKTGESLVALLERRLDAVVHRAGLTRSIYQARQLVAHGHFTVDGRKVDRPSYRLRPGQVVAVRERSRTTLPFQLAAAGANATEGPGQPYLSVELAELRTTLLREPARHEVPVICDEQLVVEFYSR encoded by the coding sequence GTGAACCAACCCAGGCCCAAGGCCCGCCTCTCCCGCGCCCTCGGCATCCCCCTCACCCGCAAGTGCGTGCGGTACTTCGAGCGGCGCCCATTCCCGCCCGGAGTGCACGGCCGGCAGCGCCGCAAGACCTCGGACTACCAGGTGCGACTGCTGGAGAAGCAGCGCCTGCGCCACCAGTACAACGTCAGCGAGACCCAGCTACGGCGCGCCTTCGACGAGGCCGCCCGGAGCGCGGGCAAGACCGGCGAGAGCCTGGTCGCGCTCCTGGAGCGACGGCTCGACGCGGTGGTGCACCGGGCCGGCCTGACCCGCAGCATCTACCAGGCCCGGCAGCTCGTCGCGCACGGCCACTTCACCGTCGACGGGCGCAAGGTCGACCGGCCGTCGTACCGGCTGCGTCCGGGACAGGTGGTGGCCGTCCGCGAACGCAGCCGCACGACCCTGCCGTTCCAGCTCGCCGCCGCGGGCGCCAACGCCACCGAGGGACCCGGCCAGCCGTACCTGTCGGTGGAGCTGGCCGAGCTGCGGACCACGTTGCTGCGCGAGCCCGCCCGGCACGAGGTGCCGGTGATCTGCGACGAGCAGCTGGTGGTGGAGTTCTACTCCCGCTGA